In Panthera uncia isolate 11264 chromosome B4, Puncia_PCG_1.0, whole genome shotgun sequence, one genomic interval encodes:
- the LOC125920207 gene encoding olfactory receptor 8S1-like, with protein sequence MAWRNHSIITEFILTGLSDDPHIQALLFVLFLGIYLLTMMGNLMLLLVIRTDSRLHTPMYFFLSNLSFLDLCFSSVTVPKLLKDLLSEKKTISVEGCLAQVFFVFITAGTEAFLLSVMAYDRYAAICHPLLYGQVMSSQLCVRLVLASWGLASLNSVIIVLLAINLDFCEAQTIHHYTCELPSLFPLSCSDISINIDILICSTLLHGLGTFLPIFFSYTRIVSTILRITSTSGRSKAFSTCSSHLIAVILFFGSGLIRYLMPTSGSSLDLLSSLQYSAVTPLLNPLIYSLKNVEVKAAVRRTVEKYLHYFR encoded by the coding sequence ATGGCCTGGAGGAACCACAGCATCATCACCGAGTTTATTCTCACGGGGCTGTCCGACGACCCCCACATCCAGGCTCTGCTCTTCGTGCTCTTCCTGGGGATTTACCTCCTGACCATGATGGGGAATCTGATGCTGCTGCTGGTGATCAGGACCGATTCCCGCCTCCACacgcccatgtacttcttcctgagTAACCTGTCCTTCCTGgacctctgcttctcttctgtcACTGTGCCCAAGCTACTGAAGGACCTTCTGTCTGAGAAGAAAACCATCTCAGTAGAGGGCTGCCTGGCTCAGGTGTTCTTCGTGTTTATCACCGCAGGGACTGAAGCTTTTCTGCTCTCggtgatggcctatgaccgctatgcCGCCATCTGCCACCCTCTGCTCTACGGCCAGGTGATGAGCAGCCAGCTCTGTGTGAGGCTGGTGCTGGCCTCATGGGGCCTGGCTTCCCTCAATTCAGTCATCATTGTGCTTTTGGCTATTAACCTGGACTTCTGTGAGGCCCAAACCATCCACCACTACACCTGTGAGctgccctccctcttccctctgtcttgCTCTGATATTTCCATCAATATTGACATCTTGATCTGCTCCACCTTACTGCATGGGCTGGGAACCTTCCTCCCAATCTTCTTTTCCTACACCCGTATTGTCTCCACCATCCTGCGCATCACCTCCACCTCAGGCAGAAGCAaggccttctccacctgctcctcccacctcaTCGCAGTGATCCTGttctttggctcaggtttgaTTCGCTATCTTATGCCCACCTCGGGTTCCTCCCTGGATTTGCTCTCCTCCTTGCAGTACAGTGCAGTCACGCCCTTGCTGAATCCCCTCATCTACAGCCTAAAGAACGTAGAGGTGAAGGCGGCTGTGAGAAGGACAGTGGAGAAATACCTACACTATTTTAGGTAG
- the LOC125920216 gene encoding olfactory receptor 8S1, protein MEVGNNITTVTTSVLLGLSNNPQIQALLFVLFLGIYLLTLMGNLTMLLVIRADSHLHTSMYFFLSHLSFLDTFYSSIIVPKLLENLLSKWKTISPLECFTQISLVIFSGATEACLLSVMAYDWFQAVCHPLLYVVAMNRKVCTGLVGASWAIGVGTGLVNSILLDQQHFCGPNLVHSFACELPPVLLLACSDPYISIASILTTMVVLGLGTLVLFLGSYTCIIMTALGINSVTGRRKIFSTCFSHFLVVTIFYGSGVFRYVILYLLNVNVGYPLP, encoded by the coding sequence ATGGAAGTTGGTAACAACATAACCACAGTCACTACATCTGTTCTCTTAGGACTGTCCAACAACCCTCAGATCCAGGCCCTGCTCTTTGTGCTCTTCCTGGGGATTTACCTTCTGACCCTGATGGGAAACCTGACGATGCTACTGGTGATCAGGGCTGATTCCCACCTCCACACgtccatgtacttcttcctgagTCACCTCTCCTTTCTGGATACTTTCTATTCCTCAATCATTGTACCTAAACTTTTAGAGAACCTTCTTTCCAAATGGAAGACTATATCCCCCCTTGAGTGTTTTACTCAGATCTCCTTGGTCATATTTTCTGGGGCCACTGAAGCTTGCCTCCTTTCAGTCATGGCCTATGACTGGTTCCAGGCTGTATGCCACCCACTGTTGTATGTGGTGGCCATGAACAGGAAGGTATGTACTGGCCTGGTGGGAGCATCCTGGGCCATAGGAGTGGGGACAGGCCTGGTTAACAGCATCCTTCTGGATCAGCAGCATTTCTGTGGCCCCAATCTTGTCCATAGTTTTGCCTGCGAGCTTCCCCCAGTCCTCCTGTTGGCCTGTTCTGACCCTTACATTAGCATTGCCTCCATCCTGACCACCATGGTGGTCCTGGGCCTTGGCACCCTTGTCCTATTTCTGGGCTCCTACACCTGTATCATCATGACAGCCCTGGGGATCAACTCTGTCACGGGTCGGAGGAAGATCTTTTCCAcctgcttttctcattttcttgtggTCACCATCTTTTATGGTTCAGGAGTTTTCAGGTATGTCATACTATATCTCCTAAATGTAAATGTAGGGTATCCCTTGCCCTAA